In one Fluviispira vulneris genomic region, the following are encoded:
- the rimM gene encoding ribosome maturation factor RimM (Essential for efficient processing of 16S rRNA) — protein sequence MTIKLEHLDENQLSSRGYIQFAQVGRPHGLKGAFFLKTEDRRSKWDGYKKLLIETPQGYHEKKVLKAYLSGNALALILEGFESRNEIESLYNKKIYVHKNEISVGKDEYIVGNLKGFQVIAENKGTIGEIIGVSSFGAQDNLEIKINGTDRTALFPFVDSFIKKIDEENRLIEIVYTPEFFEDDEQ from the coding sequence ATGACCATTAAATTAGAACATTTAGATGAAAACCAGCTCTCTTCGCGAGGGTATATTCAGTTTGCGCAAGTAGGTCGCCCTCATGGTTTGAAGGGCGCATTTTTTTTGAAGACAGAAGATAGACGCTCGAAATGGGACGGTTATAAAAAACTCTTGATAGAAACTCCTCAAGGATATCATGAAAAAAAAGTTCTAAAAGCATATCTGAGTGGTAATGCCCTTGCATTGATTCTAGAAGGCTTTGAATCGCGCAACGAAATCGAGTCCTTATATAATAAAAAAATTTATGTTCATAAGAACGAAATCTCTGTTGGTAAAGATGAGTATATTGTAGGCAATTTAAAGGGTTTTCAAGTTATTGCAGAAAATAAAGGTACAATTGGTGAAATAATTGGTGTTAGTTCCTTTGGTGCACAAGACAATCTTGAAATCAAAATCAATGGCACCGACAGAACTGCTCTCTTTCCCTTTGTCGATTCTTTTATTAAAAAGATAGACGAAGAGAATAGGTTGATTGAAATAGTGTATACACCTGAATTTTTTGAGGATGATGAGCAGTGA
- a CDS encoding NUDIX domain-containing protein — translation MLSPYIRLRDDCVLCQKLMKAKNENDFLFDGGNHFLVYKSPFAQKWPGALMAVYKRHIYEHSQIRGNELLDTLQSLVCLEKAIIKVTKCKRINFVKFANVANHLHWHIIPRYYKEIYLEKCSWELSDISKEDLYKNIEPNFFVKNQNLYANLKKEYTFEIHHRESSYFGCALFLRASDKNIRNNIWKLSLDEIIKSAREKPSEWECLLMKRNYFDFAWDFIGGNSDINEFPEYTMIREVKEEVGWKILHYKEICRQWKQGTIKGFVYLAIPEEKQYMDDDPPRTPCDEVQTVKYFNLCEIINSNHFSDSVKGRIKAFIDKRSDFLSIDP, via the coding sequence ATGCTCTCACCGTATATAAGGTTAAGAGATGATTGTGTTTTATGCCAAAAACTAATGAAAGCTAAAAATGAAAATGATTTTCTTTTTGATGGAGGAAATCATTTTTTAGTTTATAAGAGTCCTTTTGCGCAAAAGTGGCCAGGGGCATTGATGGCTGTTTATAAAAGACATATTTATGAGCATTCACAAATAAGAGGTAACGAACTGCTAGACACATTACAAAGTTTAGTTTGTTTAGAAAAGGCAATCATAAAAGTAACAAAATGTAAAAGAATAAATTTTGTAAAGTTTGCTAACGTTGCTAATCATTTACATTGGCATATCATCCCTCGTTATTATAAAGAAATCTATTTAGAAAAATGTTCGTGGGAGTTATCAGACATTTCTAAAGAAGATCTTTACAAAAATATTGAACCTAATTTTTTTGTAAAAAACCAAAATTTATATGCAAATTTAAAAAAAGAATATACTTTTGAAATTCATCATAGAGAGTCATCATACTTTGGATGTGCTTTGTTTTTAAGGGCAAGTGATAAGAATATAAGAAATAATATTTGGAAATTAAGTCTGGATGAAATAATCAAAAGTGCAAGAGAAAAGCCAAGTGAATGGGAATGTCTCTTAATGAAAAGAAATTATTTTGATTTTGCTTGGGATTTTATTGGAGGAAATAGTGATATCAATGAATTTCCAGAATATACAATGATCCGTGAAGTGAAAGAAGAAGTTGGTTGGAAAATATTACATTATAAAGAAATATGTCGGCAGTGGAAACAAGGCACGATAAAGGGTTTTGTTTATTTAGCTATTCCCGAAGAAAAACAGTATATGGATGACGATCCTCCAAGAACTCCATGTGATGAAGTGCAAACTGTTAAGTATTTTAATTTATGTGAGATTATTAATTCGAATCATTTTTCAGACAGTGTAAAAGGACGAATCAAAGCATTTATTGATAAACGCTCAGATTTCTTAAGTATCGATCCATAA
- a CDS encoding cytochrome ubiquinol oxidase subunit I, with protein sequence MTDFLNTEILARLQFALTIMFHYLFPPLSIGLGLLLVFMEGIYLKTKNPIYEKITKFWVKIYAANFAMGVATGLVMEFQFGTNWSSYSRFVGDIFGSALASEGIFAFFLESGFLAILVFGWDRVSPKIHFFATLMVALGSVGSAVWIIIANAWMQSPTGFHLVGEGMQQKAVIDDFWAMVFNPSSVRMIVHAIIGCWLMGAFFVMSICAYYIIQKKHLEVAKKSFVIALLLGFTASILAATSGHFLADRIAITQPAKLAAMEGHFNTGTSGAPLYLFGIPNSEKETVEYGIKIPGGLSFLVHWNFSTPVIGLDQFKKEDRPPVGITFFSYHLMISLGVYMLLLTTLSLILLKNKKLFEAKWLMKLYCFSVIAPILANQAGWVATEVGRQPWIVYGLMRTPEGLSKAVKADQILFSIIVFAFIYILLFIAYIFVIHNKIKHGPDEIAQNKKVGV encoded by the coding sequence ATGACTGATTTCTTGAACACTGAAATATTAGCTCGTTTGCAATTTGCGCTTACGATTATGTTTCATTATTTATTTCCCCCTCTTTCCATTGGCCTTGGTTTATTACTTGTTTTTATGGAAGGGATTTATCTTAAAACTAAGAATCCTATATATGAAAAAATAACAAAATTCTGGGTAAAAATTTATGCTGCTAACTTTGCCATGGGTGTAGCCACGGGGCTCGTTATGGAATTTCAATTTGGCACCAACTGGTCTTCATACTCGAGATTTGTTGGAGATATCTTTGGTTCTGCACTTGCATCGGAAGGAATATTTGCTTTCTTTTTAGAGTCAGGTTTTTTAGCAATTTTAGTCTTTGGCTGGGATAGGGTATCACCCAAGATACATTTTTTTGCGACGCTTATGGTGGCTCTTGGTTCGGTGGGTTCAGCCGTTTGGATCATCATTGCAAACGCTTGGATGCAATCGCCTACGGGTTTTCATCTTGTAGGGGAAGGAATGCAGCAAAAAGCTGTGATCGATGATTTTTGGGCAATGGTTTTTAATCCTTCGAGCGTGAGAATGATCGTTCATGCCATTATCGGTTGTTGGTTGATGGGTGCATTTTTTGTAATGAGTATATGCGCTTATTATATCATTCAGAAAAAACATCTTGAAGTTGCCAAGAAATCATTTGTTATTGCCCTGCTTCTTGGCTTCACCGCTTCAATTTTAGCTGCAACTTCTGGGCATTTTTTAGCAGATCGCATTGCTATCACTCAGCCAGCTAAATTGGCGGCAATGGAAGGGCATTTTAACACAGGCACGAGTGGTGCACCTTTGTATTTATTTGGCATTCCAAATAGTGAAAAAGAAACTGTTGAGTATGGAATAAAAATACCGGGTGGATTGAGTTTTTTAGTGCATTGGAATTTTAGCACCCCTGTTATTGGTTTAGATCAATTTAAAAAAGAAGATAGGCCACCTGTAGGAATAACATTTTTTTCTTATCATCTCATGATCAGTTTAGGTGTCTATATGTTGCTCTTAACAACATTGTCTTTAATTTTGTTGAAAAATAAAAAATTATTTGAAGCAAAATGGTTAATGAAACTCTATTGTTTTTCAGTTATTGCTCCTATTCTTGCCAATCAAGCTGGCTGGGTTGCAACTGAAGTGGGTCGTCAGCCTTGGATTGTTTATGGACTTATGCGCACCCCTGAAGGCCTTTCTAAGGCAGTTAAAGCAGATCAAATATTATTTTCAATTATAGTTTTTGCATTTATTTATATTCTTTTATTTATTGCTTATATTTTTGTTATCCACAATAAAATAAAACATGGTCCAGATGAAATTGCGCAAAATAAAAAAGTAGGAGTTTAA
- the cydB gene encoding cytochrome d ubiquinol oxidase subunit II: MDLHIFWFIMLGILLAGYAVLDGFDLGVGILYPLAKTENDKRLFLNSIGPFWDGNEVWLVTFGGALFAAFPEAYATAFSGFYTPFMLLLWALIFRAVSIEFRSKYHSNIWKNTWDISFCLASILATFLFGIAVGNCLKGIPVGEDKEFSGVLADLLSPYAITIGILAISTFAMHGSIFLYLKLEGEIKEKIYKWLWHTFGCFVVCYIFSTIYTLVSIPHVIHNFERYPWLWIIVVLNVLAIGNIPRALFLGKPGYAFLSSSATLIAFTALFGVALFPNLITSSISAEYSLSIYNASSSEKTLNLMKIIAFLGMPFVISYTLIIYWVFRGKVKLGKFSY, encoded by the coding sequence ATGGATCTACATATTTTTTGGTTTATTATGTTAGGTATTCTTCTTGCTGGATATGCAGTTCTCGATGGATTTGATCTTGGTGTAGGTATTTTATATCCACTAGCTAAAACAGAAAACGATAAGAGATTATTTTTAAATTCAATTGGACCATTTTGGGATGGAAATGAAGTTTGGCTTGTTACTTTTGGAGGTGCTTTATTTGCAGCATTTCCAGAAGCATATGCAACAGCATTTTCGGGTTTCTACACTCCTTTTATGTTGTTGCTATGGGCACTTATTTTTAGAGCTGTTTCTATTGAATTTAGAAGTAAATATCATTCTAATATTTGGAAAAATACTTGGGACATAAGCTTTTGTCTCGCAAGTATCCTTGCAACTTTTCTATTTGGTATTGCGGTGGGTAATTGTCTAAAAGGAATACCTGTCGGCGAAGATAAAGAGTTCTCTGGTGTCTTAGCAGATTTATTAAGTCCCTATGCAATTACAATTGGTATTTTAGCTATCTCTACATTCGCCATGCATGGTTCAATTTTTCTTTATTTAAAGCTTGAAGGTGAAATAAAAGAAAAAATATATAAATGGTTATGGCATACTTTTGGTTGTTTTGTTGTTTGTTATATTTTCAGTACGATTTACACATTGGTTTCCATTCCGCATGTCATTCATAATTTCGAACGCTATCCATGGTTATGGATTATTGTGGTTTTAAATGTTTTAGCCATTGGGAATATCCCGAGAGCTTTGTTTTTAGGGAAACCGGGTTATGCTTTTTTATCTTCTTCAGCAACTCTCATAGCTTTTACTGCATTGTTCGGAGTAGCGCTCTTTCCAAATCTCATAACTTCAAGTATAAGCGCTGAATATAGTTTAAGTATTTACAATGCGTCTTCTTCTGAGAAAACTTTAAATTTGATGAAGATCATAGCCTTTTTAGGTATGCCTTTTGTTATTTCCTATACACTCATTATCTATTGGGTCTTCAGGGGTAAAGTTAAACTAGGTAAATTCAGTTATTAA
- a CDS encoding NAD-glutamate dehydrogenase domain-containing protein: MTLPKIHSHKWLSEVELLDSDIEPSESLMPANIEKFFAGIADTKACANATNGILSDIAKELEHTVPWFLSQMPPLYLWSTSQKAVMDDILEIVSGKVLTERQVAERVCAASQTVTLIAAGEHSTASVRIAPELSRFKCKLARLFNSLDKKIGLCEIYHAPYNTETAWSSKANQAKQESLKKILSNKPKAKVDDFISSLDKDYVDVSTVKQMALAYDAIDYCMENENSFVNLTTIVDEMTKDARVRVDICLKHFPVNAAMENIIGIFNRYNFQVRRLLATEICAKDNQKFTVLHLISGTPTGEVITEDMKSWGKVLKSLKTLSYVDHGDEFTNLLQGENPFSLNETNLVRALANWVHIFLTKQNPYYYSIDRVSKVIVNNPHYMDLSIKYFRARFDPRFQGERKQSIIEYYNQLKATFVELNDVVEKNILKEGLNFLNHILKTNYFLISKGGLTFRMDPSALDKHYYPEMPFGIFYMIGRNFRAFQVRYRDISRGGMRVVMPRSSGDYENALAGIFDEVNGLASAQQLKNKDIPEGGSKCVMVVRQGGDKNEAVKAAISGLLDLIVTDPVTGNLKEGIIDYHGKEEIIYLGPDENLTDDLIVWIIKHALHRKYKYAYAFMSSKPDFGINHKVYGVTSEGVNVYVDNVLRYLGLQNSTFRVKMTGGPDGDVAGNELNILYREYGERCRVVSIGDGFGAAYDPKGLNWQELLRLYKESRSIVEFNPQKLSGDSKAFVISANTKENMKIRDTLYATVEAEIFIPAGGRPYTVKESNWDKYLLPNGKPSSLAIVEGANIFFTKEARQKIVDSGAVVIKDSSANKAGVSCSSYEIIACLTISPEEFSEIKDIYVKQVLTIIRFNADQEAKLLFREWQKNKAGTDLVKLSYEISTEINSAKDILLDKLNLLSDEELSGSKYNFILLKHCPGILVEKYRNRIIERLPRAHKIAILSAHMASHLVYREGLNWLESMHPDQIFKVALDYMDAERNIEKMVAELENSNISFKNEIAEVLKAAGAKHLASHRL, from the coding sequence ATGACATTACCAAAAATTCATAGCCATAAATGGTTAAGTGAAGTTGAATTGCTAGATTCAGATATTGAGCCATCAGAATCTCTCATGCCTGCAAATATTGAGAAGTTTTTTGCGGGCATTGCTGATACAAAAGCCTGTGCAAATGCGACCAATGGCATATTAAGTGATATAGCAAAAGAACTTGAGCACACAGTTCCTTGGTTTCTTTCGCAAATGCCACCTCTTTATTTGTGGTCTACCTCACAAAAAGCTGTCATGGACGATATTCTTGAAATCGTATCTGGGAAAGTTTTGACTGAAAGGCAAGTGGCAGAAAGAGTTTGTGCAGCATCACAAACAGTCACGTTGATTGCTGCGGGCGAACATTCAACAGCGTCGGTACGGATTGCGCCTGAGCTTTCTCGTTTTAAATGCAAGCTTGCCCGTTTGTTTAATTCTTTGGACAAAAAAATTGGTCTTTGTGAAATTTATCATGCTCCATACAATACGGAAACTGCTTGGTCGAGCAAAGCAAATCAAGCAAAACAAGAATCTCTTAAAAAAATATTAAGTAACAAGCCAAAAGCAAAAGTCGATGACTTTATTTCTTCTCTTGATAAAGATTATGTTGATGTATCAACTGTCAAGCAAATGGCCTTAGCTTATGATGCAATAGATTATTGTATGGAAAATGAAAATTCATTTGTTAATTTAACTACTATCGTAGATGAAATGACTAAAGATGCTCGTGTAAGAGTAGATATTTGCTTAAAGCATTTTCCTGTTAACGCTGCAATGGAAAATATAATTGGAATTTTTAATCGCTATAACTTTCAAGTCCGACGTTTATTAGCGACTGAAATATGTGCTAAAGATAATCAGAAATTCACAGTGTTGCATCTTATTTCTGGTACGCCTACAGGTGAAGTAATAACAGAAGATATGAAGTCTTGGGGTAAAGTATTAAAAAGCTTAAAAACCCTTTCTTATGTGGATCATGGCGACGAATTTACAAATTTATTACAAGGTGAAAATCCTTTCAGTTTAAATGAAACAAATCTTGTTCGTGCATTAGCAAATTGGGTACATATTTTCTTAACGAAACAGAATCCATATTATTATTCTATTGATCGCGTTTCAAAAGTTATTGTTAATAATCCTCATTATATGGATTTGAGTATCAAATATTTTAGAGCACGTTTTGATCCTCGTTTTCAAGGTGAGCGTAAACAATCAATTATTGAATACTATAATCAATTAAAAGCTACATTTGTAGAGTTAAATGATGTTGTTGAAAAAAATATATTAAAAGAAGGTTTAAATTTCTTAAATCATATTTTAAAAACAAATTATTTTTTAATTTCTAAAGGTGGTCTAACTTTTAGAATGGATCCAAGCGCGCTTGATAAGCATTATTATCCAGAAATGCCTTTTGGTATTTTCTATATGATCGGTCGCAACTTTAGAGCTTTCCAAGTGCGTTACCGTGATATTTCTCGTGGAGGGATGAGAGTTGTTATGCCTCGTTCTTCAGGAGATTATGAAAATGCTTTGGCTGGCATTTTTGATGAAGTCAATGGACTTGCCTCTGCACAGCAATTAAAGAATAAAGATATTCCTGAAGGTGGAAGTAAATGTGTTATGGTTGTCCGCCAAGGTGGCGATAAAAATGAAGCTGTTAAAGCTGCCATTTCAGGTTTACTCGATTTAATCGTGACTGATCCTGTAACAGGGAATTTAAAAGAAGGAATTATTGATTATCATGGTAAAGAAGAGATTATTTATCTAGGCCCAGACGAAAATCTCACTGATGATCTCATTGTTTGGATCATCAAACACGCACTTCACCGCAAATACAAATATGCTTATGCCTTTATGTCTTCCAAACCTGACTTTGGCATAAATCATAAAGTTTATGGTGTGACATCGGAAGGTGTGAACGTTTATGTCGACAATGTTCTTCGTTACCTTGGTCTACAAAATTCGACTTTTAGAGTGAAAATGACCGGAGGACCAGATGGTGATGTTGCAGGCAATGAACTCAACATTCTTTATCGTGAATATGGAGAGCGCTGTCGTGTGGTTTCCATAGGTGACGGCTTTGGAGCTGCTTACGATCCAAAAGGTTTAAATTGGCAAGAACTCTTACGCTTATATAAAGAATCTCGCTCTATTGTAGAATTCAATCCGCAAAAATTGAGTGGGGACAGTAAAGCTTTTGTTATTTCAGCAAATACAAAAGAAAATATGAAAATTCGTGACACCTTATATGCAACAGTTGAAGCAGAAATATTTATTCCTGCGGGTGGTCGTCCTTATACGGTTAAAGAAAGCAATTGGGATAAGTATTTATTGCCAAATGGTAAACCAAGTTCTTTAGCAATTGTGGAAGGTGCTAATATTTTCTTTACCAAAGAAGCAAGACAAAAGATTGTGGATTCAGGAGCCGTAGTTATTAAAGATAGCTCTGCAAATAAAGCTGGTGTGAGTTGTTCTTCCTATGAAATTATTGCTTGTTTAACAATTTCACCAGAAGAATTTTCTGAAATAAAAGATATATATGTAAAACAAGTTTTAACTATTATCCGTTTTAATGCAGATCAAGAAGCTAAACTTTTGTTCCGTGAATGGCAAAAAAATAAAGCAGGCACAGATCTTGTTAAATTGAGTTATGAAATTTCTACTGAAATTAACTCTGCAAAAGATATTTTACTTGATAAATTAAATTTATTAAGTGACGAAGAACTGTCTGGTAGTAAATATAACTTTATATTATTAAAACATTGTCCTGGAATTCTAGTTGAAAAATATCGCAATCGAATTATTGAGCGATTACCACGTGCACATAAAATTGCGATTTTAAGTGCCCATATGGCGAGCCATTTAGTTTATAGAGAAGGTTTGAATTGGCTAGAGTCAATGCATCCTGACCAAATATTTAAAGTTGCTCTTGATTATATGGATGCAGAACGTAACATTGAGAAAATGGTTGCCGAGCTTGAAAATAGCAATATCTCATTTAAAAATGAAATTGCTGAGGTTCTCAAAGCAGCAGGTGCAAAACACTTGGCGTCTCATCGCCTTTAA
- a CDS encoding AI-2E family transporter → MRTFFTREQNFFLIIALLCIYIIYPFLLPFVLGITLAYLFEPVLYKIIFYFKLKKIVWHWLTAIVIILLTFISILGPIFTLITTGIQELSAVLSMLESELKNPTHIDSVAKHISQYLLKFGFDYSIAELIDKGLDFLKKAASTVASGAGTALTATPGFIIKVSVMILTWCFFLIHGRKYRETILPKIIPWETERLIVAKTVSAVLKALIVANVLVSCIQAILITTTLVAFGVPRYALLGIIAFFVSFIPVIGTAPVMLGSAAWLYLSEDRVGAAIGLLICAGIISLADNVLRPFFMKGGAELSFFWIFLAIVGGMSQFGVTGAVLGPVCFALFVAASKTLDELRRKTVLEEDIPNP, encoded by the coding sequence GTGCGTACTTTTTTTACTCGTGAACAAAACTTTTTTCTTATCATAGCATTACTTTGTATATATATAATTTATCCTTTTTTACTTCCATTTGTTTTAGGGATTACCTTAGCTTATCTATTTGAGCCAGTATTATATAAAATAATATTTTATTTTAAATTGAAAAAAATAGTTTGGCATTGGCTGACTGCAATTGTTATTATTTTATTAACATTTATTTCAATATTAGGTCCGATATTTACTTTAATCACAACAGGTATTCAGGAATTGAGTGCTGTGCTTAGCATGCTTGAAAGTGAATTAAAAAATCCTACACATATTGACAGCGTTGCAAAGCATATCAGTCAGTATTTATTAAAATTTGGGTTTGATTATTCAATTGCAGAACTTATTGACAAAGGCCTCGATTTTCTAAAAAAAGCAGCATCCACCGTAGCTTCAGGTGCAGGGACTGCTCTCACAGCGACTCCTGGTTTTATTATAAAAGTTTCTGTAATGATCTTGACTTGGTGTTTCTTTTTAATCCATGGAAGAAAGTATCGAGAAACTATTTTACCCAAAATAATTCCATGGGAAACAGAACGCCTAATTGTAGCTAAAACTGTGTCGGCAGTGTTAAAAGCTCTTATTGTTGCAAACGTTCTTGTTTCCTGTATTCAAGCAATTCTTATCACCACTACCTTAGTGGCATTTGGTGTTCCTCGTTATGCTTTGCTAGGTATAATTGCTTTTTTTGTTTCATTTATTCCTGTCATTGGCACAGCACCCGTGATGCTTGGTTCCGCAGCTTGGCTCTATTTGAGTGAAGATAGAGTGGGGGCAGCGATTGGATTATTAATTTGTGCAGGGATTATCAGTCTTGCAGACAATGTATTGAGGCCTTTCTTTATGAAAGGAGGGGCTGAATTGAGTTTCTTTTGGATATTCCTTGCCATAGTGGGTGGAATGTCACAATTTGGGGTGACTGGCGCTGTCTTAGGTCCAGTGTGCTTTGCGCTTTTTGTTGCCGCGAGTAAAACATTAGATGAGTTGAGACGAAAGACAGTTCTGGAAGAAGATATTCCAAATCCTTAA
- a CDS encoding aldo/keto reductase — MIFRSLGKNLQVSALGFGGAAISGEEGGYGFGSISEEQAYDLLQYAYEKKINLYDTAPIYGFGNSEKRIGKALSGQSNIRKNIVLVSKLGATWNADKIRILDNSPDTVKRMLSESLTNLKTDYLDLYMIHWPDAKNPVEKTMEALLYAKEEGLIRNIGVCNFSQDQLERALKVGQVDVIQNPFSLLDIEAKNELFTFIKERNIGFMSYATLAKGMLSGSFANNKKFENSDVRNLKGRVFQDLFNSIQPLLNTFFNLAKECSMTPAQIALAWVLSHEEIGVALCGAKTFEQIDGLIDKVNYSLPLEVKNTLDKLSLEFKKVRV; from the coding sequence ATGATTTTTCGTTCTCTTGGTAAAAATTTACAAGTTTCAGCTCTTGGTTTTGGGGGCGCTGCAATCAGTGGTGAGGAAGGTGGGTATGGATTTGGTTCTATATCTGAAGAACAAGCCTACGATCTCCTACAATATGCTTATGAAAAAAAAATCAATTTATATGACACAGCTCCTATTTATGGTTTTGGCAATTCTGAAAAAAGAATTGGTAAAGCTCTTTCGGGTCAAAGCAATATTAGAAAGAATATCGTTCTTGTTTCAAAACTTGGCGCCACTTGGAATGCAGATAAAATTAGAATTCTAGACAATTCTCCAGATACAGTTAAACGTATGCTTTCAGAATCATTAACAAACTTAAAAACAGATTATCTAGATCTCTATATGATTCATTGGCCAGATGCTAAGAACCCTGTAGAAAAAACCATGGAGGCACTTCTATATGCAAAAGAAGAAGGACTTATTCGCAATATAGGTGTTTGCAATTTTAGCCAAGATCAATTGGAACGTGCTTTAAAAGTTGGACAGGTGGATGTGATACAAAATCCATTTTCATTGCTTGATATTGAAGCAAAAAATGAATTATTTACATTTATTAAAGAAAGAAATATAGGATTTATGTCCTATGCAACCCTAGCTAAAGGTATGCTTTCTGGTTCATTTGCAAATAATAAAAAGTTTGAGAATTCCGATGTCAGGAATTTAAAAGGGAGAGTTTTTCAGGATCTCTTCAATTCAATCCAGCCATTGCTCAATACATTTTTTAATTTAGCGAAAGAGTGTTCCATGACTCCTGCACAAATAGCGCTTGCTTGGGTGCTTTCCCATGAAGAAATTGGAGTGGCTCTCTGTGGTGCTAAGACGTTCGAACAAATTGATGGGCTGATAGATAAAGTAAATTATTCTTTGCCATTAGAGGTAAAAAATACTTTAGATAAATTGTCCCTAGAATTTAAAAAAGTACGAGTATAA
- a CDS encoding CRTAC1 family protein, whose amino-acid sequence MFFKNKKNKIPFSDASHVLENNYPSQSYGVVIFDIDGDNENEILIANAFGENIIYKYDDNKQKFFDIAPENFKEPNKATLSLCVGDFLGNGSPAIYMMHADTLGGIKTQYDSVFVRELNEKHQLSFKDFLGTHSSMSNPYSGRSVAAVDSQGKGKHDFYVVNYDAPSLFYTYDLLDKSIKEISKELGIRQYAGGRSILAQYIISNNALDIFIGNEEDPNALFKKSDTGKYEEVAFNYNLSDIENDARGIAIADFDGNGLADIVIGTWEGSNSVFMQKSIGIFENYSPGFFSEPRRIRSVIVADFDNDGNEEIFINTIGQRNRMFRYLGNNDWEEIDIGALACRDLQGTGASVGDLTGNGFLDIFITVGERNSQKNKLFLGVANNNLWLRIQPLTQNGFPALGAKVRLYSKAHRNQTKYICSGSGYLCQMEPVAHFGFGTLDPEIISIEITWPGNGKDLPITRKLLGKDINLNTFIQVPHPNS is encoded by the coding sequence ATGTTTTTTAAAAATAAAAAAAATAAAATACCATTTTCAGATGCATCACATGTTCTTGAGAATAATTACCCATCACAATCATATGGTGTCGTAATCTTTGATATTGATGGAGATAATGAAAATGAAATATTAATTGCAAATGCATTTGGCGAAAATATTATATATAAATATGATGATAATAAACAGAAATTTTTTGATATAGCTCCTGAGAATTTTAAAGAACCCAATAAAGCGACTTTAAGTCTATGTGTAGGAGACTTTCTTGGGAATGGTTCACCAGCAATTTATATGATGCATGCCGATACTTTAGGCGGTATTAAAACACAATATGACAGTGTTTTTGTAAGAGAACTAAATGAAAAGCATCAACTCAGTTTTAAGGATTTTCTCGGAACACATTCAAGCATGAGCAATCCATATTCAGGGAGAAGTGTTGCTGCTGTAGATTCTCAAGGCAAAGGTAAACATGATTTCTATGTGGTAAATTATGATGCTCCAAGTTTATTTTATACATATGATCTTCTTGATAAGTCTATAAAAGAAATATCTAAGGAATTGGGTATACGGCAATATGCAGGTGGAAGAAGTATATTGGCTCAATATATAATTAGTAATAATGCTTTGGATATTTTTATAGGCAATGAAGAAGATCCAAATGCCTTATTTAAAAAAAGTGATACTGGGAAATACGAAGAAGTTGCATTTAATTATAATTTATCAGATATCGAAAACGATGCTCGTGGTATAGCAATCGCAGATTTTGATGGAAATGGTCTTGCCGATATTGTGATTGGAACTTGGGAAGGTTCAAATTCCGTATTCATGCAGAAAAGTATTGGAATATTTGAAAATTACTCACCTGGATTTTTTAGTGAACCACGTCGTATTCGCAGTGTTATTGTTGCCGATTTTGACAATGATGGCAATGAAGAAATTTTTATTAATACCATTGGACAGCGAAACAGAATGTTTCGTTATTTAGGCAATAATGATTGGGAAGAAATTGATATTGGTGCACTTGCATGTCGAGATCTACAAGGGACAGGTGCTTCTGTTGGCGATTTAACGGGCAATGGTTTTTTGGATATTTTTATTACTGTTGGTGAAAGAAATTCACAAAAAAACAAACTCTTTCTTGGTGTGGCCAATAATAACTTGTGGCTCCGTATACAGCCGCTTACACAAAATGGCTTTCCAGCATTAGGTGCTAAAGTGAGATTATATTCTAAAGCGCATAGAAACCAAACCAAGTATATATGCTCTGGTAGTGGATATCTCTGCCAAATGGAACCTGTTGCACATTTTGGATTCGGCACGCTAGATCCCGAAATTATATCTATTGAAATCACTTGGCCTGGGAACGGGAAAGATCTTCCGATTACACGAAAATTGCTTGGTAAAGATATAAATTTAAATACTTTTATTCAAGTTCCGCATCCTAATTCCTAA